The nucleotide sequence GCAGCAGAAGGAAGGCGTTATCATTTCCACAATAAGTGATTTTAAGCCAGAATTGTACATTGAAGGCAGTAAATCTGAAATTATTAACGCGGTTACCAACTTGATCTTCAATGCTGTAGATGCCATGCCAGATGGGGGTTTGCTCACCATGTCCACTGCTGAGTATGATGGTAAGATTCACATCAATGTTCAGGATACTGGAACAGGAATGACCGAAGATGTGCGAAACCGCATTTTTGATCCTTTTTTCAGTACCAAAGGGAGCTCTGGCACCGGTCTTGGGTTAAGTGAGGTCTATGGCACCATAAAACGGCACGATGGTGAAATCATAGTCGATAGTGAGGTGGGTATCGGGACCATGATGACCCTCAGTTTTGATAAGGTTGATACGGGCCCTGTGGAAATACCTATTCTGAAACTGGAAGTCCCTCCCATCCGTATTCTGGCAGTGGATGATAATGAGTACTTTACAGAGATACTCAATGAGTTACTCACTTCTGAAGGACATACGGTTTCCACCCACACGTCAACTGCCAACGCTTTCAAGGATTTCGAACAAAACCAGTATGATCTGGTCATTACGGATATGGAGATGCCTGAATTGGGTGGTCGAGAATTCGCAGAAATGATTAAATTAACGGGAAAGAGGACACCGGTTCTACTGCTATCAGGCTGGCCAATTTTCCTTGAGGATGAACCTAATCTGGCAAAATTTATCGACTTCGCGCTGGCCAAACCTTTCACGGTGGAAGACATTCAGGAAATTATTCTCAAAGCCATAGAGTTTGGTAAATAAGCTTTTACCCCACCCTGCTTCACCTGCTACACGAACCATCCAGAACATTTTTTCCAAGTGCCACATGGGCAGAGATAATGAGGGCTAATCACTAAACCTCTCTTACAGGGTTCTCTTGTCTGAATAACTCAGCCTGTTGATCCTGCCAGGCTCCAGCAAGCGTTCTGAAGGTGCTATCAGCATGAGCGAAGAAAATCTTGAATGCTTCACAGAGATAGTGTAGCCCACTCCCCTCACCTTGAAGGAGGCGATCCTTTGGGCAACCGCCTCGGCACAATGCCAACCATTCGCAGGCGTTACATTCCCAGGGTAATATTGATTTAGCTGATCCAAATCGTATCTGTTGATCTCCATTGAGCATATCTATCAATTTTAACTCATTGACATTCCCAAGAAGATTTTCAGAATCCACATAGAAATCGCACGAGTAGATGCTCCCCTCATGCTCTATGGTAAGATAGACACCACAGTCTGCCAGGAGGGTACAGTCTGCCGGTGGATGCCCAACATACTTACGAAAAACTGAATCAAAGAATCGTATGGATGTTTTCGCCACCAGATCATCAATATCCAGGGCCCAGAGATCGAAGGTACGGCACAGGAATTCGCCATATTCCTCAGGACTAACAGTATATAGCGCTAAATCTGAGGGTGCATCGCCATACTCCACACAGGGGATGAACTGTATGTGATCCAATCCAAGGTCCTTATGAAATTGGTAGATCTCCTCAGGATATTTCACGGAGTAATCATTTACCACAACAAGCACATTGACATCAACTTGATGCTCAAGCATGAGGGTTGCAGCATCTCTCACTTTTTCAAAGGAGGGCTCGCCTGCCTTATCTACACGATAGTGATCGTGGACATGGGCAGGTCCATCCAACGAGAGTCCCACGAGAAATTTATTCTGGTGCAAGAAGGTAGCCCATTGCCCATCAATGAGGGTTCCATTCGTCTGTAGTGCATTCTCTACTTGTGTTCCCCTGGCATACTTCTGTTGAAGCTTAATTGCTTTTTCGTAGAAAGGCAGACCCATCAGAGTTGGCTCGCCCCCTTGCCAGGCAAAGGATATCTGACTTCTGGACTGCTCTAGCGCCTGCTTAATAATGGTGTCCAGGGTTTGCTCGGACATGCGGTGAATTTTCGACTCTGGGAAGAGGGCTTCCTTTTCCAGATAAAAACAATATTTACAATCCAGATTACAGTCAGGACCTGCTGGTTTGATAAGCAGGCTATTTAGGGGAAGATATTTCTGCCGCACTATCCCGACACTTCTCTCATATACCCCGTTGATAGCATCTCAGTGCTGACGAATATAAATTTGTGAATTACATCAGCCATTAATTGGCAATCGAGTTATGTATTCTCCAGTCAATTCAGCAATGGCATTCAGCAGTGCCGGAGGAGTTGGTGGCACAGGCGGCTCTCCTGCTCCTGTGGGCGCTTCTTCACTCTTCACAATGTGAATGTCCATAATGGGAGTTTCATCCATTTTTAGAAGTGGATAGTTATGGAAGTTGGATTGATTAACACGTCCATTTTCAAGCGTGATCTTGCCATGCAGGGCTGCGGTGAGTCCCATGACGATACCGCCTTCCACTTGAGCCCGAACTCCATCAGGATTGATAACCTGGCCACAATCAATGGCAGCTGTCATTCTATGAATACGGAACTCACCTGACTTCTCCTGGCTTACCTCAGCAACCATGGCGCAATAACTGCGAAAACTATAATGAACAGCTAACCCTCTGGCATGACCCTGTTCAAGGGTACTGCCCCAGCCACTTTTTTCTGCGACCAGATCAAGGACACCAATGTGACGCGGAGAGTCCTTGAGTAATTCTCGGCGATAGGTATAGGGATCCTGTCCTGCAAGCCTGGCAAGTGCGTCTAACCCACATTCATTGACAAAGGCATTCTGAGTGTGGGCTACGGATCGAAATGGTCCTGTGGGTACAGGCAGGGGCGTCATAACCACATCAACATGGATATTGGGGATGGAATAGACCAGATCGGGAGCACCAC is from Candidatus Neomarinimicrobiota bacterium and encodes:
- a CDS encoding response regulator; this encodes MQPKQNKLRLQDALDHLTDIIVLADVDYQIIDANQSANIIIGQGNKLSGLKCYKMIHDKDAPCDNCPLPASLETGSLVNSNYFDARYGEFFEERTHPIVDDDDGLQGFIITVRNISDIRAAEDESAQSRRLASIGKLTAGAAHDFNNVMAEVMGQIHLIKKSATDPKLLRQLDLLEGSTRTGSDTIRRMLDFARGGRVTEKETIDTSSLMQNVVYMTQPRWMEVQQKEGVIISTISDFKPELYIEGSKSEIINAVTNLIFNAVDAMPDGGLLTMSTAEYDGKIHINVQDTGTGMTEDVRNRIFDPFFSTKGSSGTGLGLSEVYGTIKRHDGEIIVDSEVGIGTMMTLSFDKVDTGPVEIPILKLEVPPIRILAVDDNEYFTEILNELLTSEGHTVSTHTSTANAFKDFEQNQYDLVITDMEMPELGGREFAEMIKLTGKRTPVLLLSGWPIFLEDEPNLAKFIDFALAKPFTVEDIQEIILKAIEFGK
- a CDS encoding anaerobic sulfatase maturase, whose amino-acid sequence is MRQKYLPLNSLLIKPAGPDCNLDCKYCFYLEKEALFPESKIHRMSEQTLDTIIKQALEQSRSQISFAWQGGEPTLMGLPFYEKAIKLQQKYARGTQVENALQTNGTLIDGQWATFLHQNKFLVGLSLDGPAHVHDHYRVDKAGEPSFEKVRDAATLMLEHQVDVNVLVVVNDYSVKYPEEIYQFHKDLGLDHIQFIPCVEYGDAPSDLALYTVSPEEYGEFLCRTFDLWALDIDDLVAKTSIRFFDSVFRKYVGHPPADCTLLADCGVYLTIEHEGSIYSCDFYVDSENLLGNVNELKLIDMLNGDQQIRFGSAKSILPWECNACEWLALCRGGCPKDRLLQGEGSGLHYLCEAFKIFFAHADSTFRTLAGAWQDQQAELFRQENPVREV